GATCTTATCCAGTATGACCATCTGTTGATTCACGACGCTAGTTGCGTATAAACCGACTCCGCTCCGTCTCTTTGCACTTTCGCTGTGGGTCGCACCGATTCAATCCGGACCAGCTGGTCGAAGAGGTCGCCGATGCGACAACCGATTGCTCGATCCCATTTCACAAGGGCGAATTTTCGCTTCCAAGCTCAGGTTACTCCATCCAAGTGATGTGGTTGGAAGGTTTCGAGGAATACCACATTGTATCTGCCCACAGTGGCCGAGATGTCTGAATCGGAAATGGCGAAATTGATCAATATCTTGCTTATCTGGATTGCAACGAAGAAAGTAACGAAAATTTCGATACAAAATGAAAACATGAATTGATCAGATCTTGACTCCACATAAAAAAACTGGTAAGTGAATGTTGGTTTTTTGATTGCCAGAGAGTGTCATCTTGAGGTTCAAATGAAACGAATTCGCATTGGATCTGCGATCATCCTTGGGTTGCTCATGTTTGGGGTAACCGCACAAGGGCAGGAGACGAAGGACAAAAATGGACCGTCCAAAACTTCTCCCACCAACGCGGGCAGTCAGACGGACTCCAAGGCTTCGGATGCCGAGAAGAAAAAACCGGAAGAACCGATGACCAAGGTTAAAGGATATTTGCCCGCTAATTGGAAACAACTGGGCCTGACGGATGATCAAAAACAGGAAATTTACAAACGTCAAGCATACCATCGGGCGAAAGTAAAGATGTTAGAAGCCGAAATCGAGAAAATCAAGTCCGAAGAACGAACGTCTCTCGAGGCAGTTTTGACCGATCTCCAAAAGAAACGGCTCCGAGAAATCCTTTTGGAAAAAGCTCCCAAGCCTGAATGATATTTCTACCGTACCGAGCGTAACATCCCGTGGGCTTTTGTGAGTGTCTCGTCGTATTCTCGATCTGGTTGAGAATCGGCAACGATCCCACCTCCCACGGGAAATTGAATCCAGCCATCTTGAACCGTCATGGTTCGAATGAGAATGTTTGTATCCATTCGACCATCCCATCCGATGTATCCCACCGATCCGCAGTAGGCTCCTCTTCGAGTCGGTTCAATTTCGGCGATAATTTCCATTGCTCGCACCTTTGGAGCACCAGTAATTGACCCTCCTGGAAAACAAGCTTGAAGGAGGTCAATTGATCGAACACGGGGGCGTAATCTGCCACGAACTTCGGATACTAAATGATGGAGATGCCGATAGGATTCGATCTCACAGATTTTTGGGACGACCACACTGCCGAAATCACAACATTTCCCGATATCATTTCGAAGTAAATCAACAATCATTATATTTTCCGCACGGTCCTTTGGATTGGTGAGAAGGTCTTCGAGCAGGAGTCGGTCTTCGTCGGCTGATTGTCCCATTGGGCGTGTCCCCTTTATTGGACGAGTTTCGACGACTCCATTGGTGACCGACAAAAATCGTTCAGGAGAGGCTGAGATGATTTGAGCAGTTCCAAGATCCAAATACACGCCGAAGGGCGAAGGGTTACGGTCACGTGATCGTCGATAGAGTGCTAGTGGATGATCAATCTGATGGGTTAATAGTCGCTGAGCCAAGTTGATTTGGAAGCAATCCCCGGCATGGATGTAATCAATTGTACGGCGGATCGCGTCTCGATAACTGATTGGGGAGAATGTACTGAGGACGTTTTCCCAATTCGGGAGTGGAAATTGCGGTGCAAGAGAGTCTAAGGAACGGCGCTTCCAGGAGTGAGGGAGTGGAGGTTTGGAACGTGCCAACCAAGATCGAACTTGGCGGATTCGAAAGGCTGCGTGAGAGTTGGAGATTGTGGCGCTTGATTGAACGCCAGTGGAGAGGAGCCAGCAACGTTGGAGGAGGTGGTCCCAAGCGATAACCCAGTCATAAACACCAAGTGCCAGAGTAGGAACATCAAAATCGGAGTATTGAGGTGATTTGATGGATTCTAATGATTGATTCCAATCGTATCCGAATAATCCGGCAACTCCAGCTTGAAAAGGCGGCAGTTCAGGGATGCGGGCGATCGGAAATGACTGATAGAGGGCGTACCATTTCAATAAGTTCTCATTGGTTTCAACACTTTGCGTTGAGCGTTGAAACCAATCGACTGGATCGGCAGTAATAAAACTATACCGCCCACGCTCTGGATGAAAATCACTACTTTCGAGAACCAGTAAATGAGGGAGATCACCAAGTTGTTCGGCAATCGACCATACCGTCGGACATGGGTGAAGCTCTTCGAGAATCGGAGAATGGAAGTTGTGATTCATCTTGGTCACTACGTGATTCCTATCAACTCGAATGCTATGCTAGAATAGTTACGAGATAAAAGCTGGCCACCTCAATTCCAGATGAGGTCACGGAATTAGCTTCCCGGAGGGATTTTCGATGATGAAATGGGTTTATGGATTGGTGATCATGCTTTCCACAAGTTCGGTTGTGTGGGCGGAAGTACCGAGTAAGCTGAAAGTTGTGCAACACCAGAAATCAATTCCATATCGAAGTGATGATGCGGCTGATCGGGAAAAACATTGTCTCGACGTGTTCTACCCGAAGGACCAGAAAAACGTACCCGTTCTCTTTTTTGTTCATGGCGGAGCATGGCGTTCCGGAAACAAAGAGATGTACGCAAAAATCGGCGAAGTTTTTGCAGCTCGAGGCCTTGTCACCGTTATTCCGAATTATCGACTCTCGCCAAAAGTTAAACATCCCGGACATATTGAAGATGTGTGCGATGCGTTGAAGTGGACCATCGAAAACATCGAAAAATATGGCGGGAATCGAAAACAGATATTTGTGAGTGGACACTCCGCAGGGGGCCACCTCGTCGCATTGTTAGCAACTAACCCAACGTATCTCCAAGCAAAAAAACTAACGGTGGAAGCGATTCGTGGTGTGATTCCCATTTCAGGAGTGTACAGTATTTTACCGATTGGATTGTTCACAACTGTTTTTGGGAGTGACTCACAACTCATGCGTGATGTTTCTCCATTGGAGCAAGTCCGGGCGGGACTTCCGCCATTTCTTATTTTGTATGGGGATGCTGATTTCCCAACCTGCGATCTCGTGTCGCAAGCGTTCCAGAAGCGACTCCTTGAGAAAAAAGTTCAAGCGGAATGCTGTGAGATCGCCAAGCGTGATCATATTGAAATCATCCGCAATGCCATGCTGGGCGATGACCCGATTGTCACGAAAATACTCAGTTTCATTCGAGAGAAAGGGGAACCCCCCTTGAAAAAAAATCTCTCAAGTCAGTGAGAGATATCTCCATGGCTCGAGTTGGGATTTGAATCGGCAATGCCAGAGCCGGTAGCTGCTAAAATACCAGCGATCTGTCTCCATAATTGTTGCAATCGATCGGAAGCATTTCCCCAAATGATCACTCGGTCGTGGTTTCCAATCCGACGAATCGTGAGCATCCCATCAGCGAGCGAGAGCCGGACTTCCCTCCATCCTTCGGGGGGAAGTTCATCTGGAAAAGCCGGAAGTTGATCGATCATTCGAATCTGATACTCGATTAGCGAAGCCTTCAATTCAACTTGAATCACTTCCCAATTTGGTGGATTCAAGGGATATCGAACTGTGATTTCCATGCCCATGGCGTCGATCCTAACTCCGAATAATGGGATGGACTACTTCGCCAAAAACATCGGTGAGTCGCATATCTCGGCCGCCGAATCGATAGGTTGTTTTTGTGTGATCGAGTCCGAGTAGATGTAACATCGTAGCATGGAGATCATGAATTTCTACTTTATTCGCAATCGCATGATATCCAAACTCGTCGGTTTCACCGTGAATGGTGCCACCTTGAATACCACCTCCGGCCATCCAGATTGAGAAGCCAAATGGATTATGGTCTCGGCCATCACTACCTTGTGCCATCGGTGTTCTACCGAATTCCCCGGCCCAAACGACAAGCGTTGAATCGAGTAATCCGCGAGATTTAAGGTCTTTTAAGAGACCAGCGATCGGTTTATCGACAGCTGCTGCATTGGCCTCATGACCAGCTTTGAGTTGATTATGTTGATCCCAACGATCGAAACCGAGGTTTGGACACAATAATTCGATGAATCGCACCCCACGTTCGACAAGTCGCCGAGCAATGAGACATTGTCTTCCGAAGAGGGAGGTGCGGGACTCATCGAGACCATACAGCTCTTGAGTTTTTTGTGATTCGCTCTTGATATCCATGAGTTCCGGCACAGCCGTTTGCATCCGGAAGGCTAGCTCATAGTTTTGGACAGCAGATTCGAGTGGATCTGGATTTCCCAGCTGCGATAAAATGGATTGATCTAGCCGTCGTAATAGTTTGCGTTTTTGTTCGGATGCGGCAGCCGATTGATTTGCTGGTCGAAGGTCGGCAACCGGTAAAGGACCATTTTTAAACAGTGATCCTTGGTAGGAGGCAGGGAGGAAACCATTGTTAAAACAATCCATCCCGCCGGGAGGGATCATTCCGCTCCCGATCACGATAAACCCGGGGAAGTTCTTGCTCTCGCTTCCTAAACCATAAGTCGTCCAGGCTCCCATACTTGGACGACCTTGTTGACCATGTCCAGTATGGATGAAATAATTTGCGTTTGTGTGTTCTGAGAAGTTGGAAACCATCGACCGGATAACAGCGAGATCGTCCGCGCAGGTTGCGATATTTGGGAATAAATCGCTGATCGGAATCCCTGACTCGCCGTATTTCCGGAACTTCCATGGAGAACCATAAATTTTCCCAATGTTGTTGAATTGGGTCGGTTCAATTTTCCCGGTAAATGCTTTCCCGTGATCCCGAGTTAAACGCGGTTTTGGATCAAAGGTATCAACCTGACTTGGGCCACCATCCATAAATAGAAAGATGACCGATTTTGCTTTTGCAGGAAAATGCGTCGGTTTCACGCTCAATGGATCGCGATCTGCAGCGACTACAGATTGATCATCCGCAAGCAATGCGGTCAATGCAAGCAGCCCGAACCCATTTGCGGAACGGGTGAGAAACTGTCGACGATTGAATTGTGATGGATTCATGGTTCGCTCCAACTTGCAATCATGGAATAAAGATGAAATTCTTTGAGTTCACCATGACATGCGCGAGATCTTCCCAAATGCGGGGATCGTCCGATTTTCCGTAAAGTCCGCGTTGTTCATCGAGAAAGTGCTGAACACTTTGGAGTTCATCCGGCGTTGGAGCTTTTCCAAAAGCCATCCGCCACATGGTTTGGATTCGGAGTGGTTGATCACTCGGGATCTCCCGGATCATCCGCTGAGCCCAGAGTTTCGATTGTTCATGGACAAACGGGTTGTTCAACATTGCTAAAGCTTGTGCGGGAACATTCGATACCGTCCGTCGCCCCATCGTGCTGAATGGTGATGGGTAATCAAATGCGAGAAACCACGGGTTGAGAAAATTTCGACGAACGCCAAGATAAATACTTCGTCTGCCATTTCCATCTAACGGACCCGATACACTCGGCCGGCCACGTCCAACCATGAAATCAGTTAGGTGCGGTTCGACACTCGGTCCGCCAGCACGAAGATCGAGTCTCCCGGAGATCGCAAGGAGGGAGTCTCGGATTGCTTCGGCTTCGAGCCGACGAATGGGCATCCGATGATAAACGCGATTTAGCGGGTCGACTTGAGTCGCCTTCGGGTCGTGATGCACACTCTGCATTTGAAACGTCTGAGATGTTAAAATGAGCGAGTGAAGTTTCTTAATGGACCAACCATGTTCCATAAACCATGAGGCAAGCCAATCCAGGAGTTCTGGATGCGTCGGGGATTGTCCTTGAATACCAAAATCATCGGTGGTCGGGACCAAGCCGACACCAAAATGGTAGTGCCAAACACGGTTCACGATAACTCGAGCAATTAAAGGATTTTTCCCGGAAGCGAGCCGATTCGCGAGTTCCAGGCGACCACTCCCAGTCGTTTGATATCCACTGGCACCATCAAAGATTTCGAACGATCGTCGTGGAACAACGGCCCCAAGATTTTTGTGATTTCCGCGAATGTGAACGCGATCATCCTCAGGAGTTCCATCCAACATGGCAAGGCCACGATTCGGAGTTGGGAACTGGTCTTGTCGGGTGCGAACGGAATCAATTTGAGAATGGAGCGTTTGGAGATTCGCTTCTCGAATCTGAGTTTGCAACAGGATCGTTGAAAACTCGGGAATCGATCCGAGAAACTCAACATCGAGTGGCAGTTCATCGCGTCGTTGAACGAGATTGAGGAGTTCAGAACTGGGCTCAGATTCTTGTGGCGGTGGACCATCCGCTTGAATCACTTGTTCAATCGCGATTGATCCCCCAGCGGAATCAAGAATTTCGACGTATGCGCGATGTCCCTTCCACATTGCAACGTCCATCTCAATCCAACGCGGTTGATCTCCGTGATTGACATGAATCGTTAAGCCACCATAAATTGGATTTTGAATGAGGCGAAGGCCATCTAAGATCAAATTAATTCTTGCCGCATGTCCACGAACGCGATACCAGATTCGATTCCGTTGAATTTCAAACGTTGGAGATCGAAGGTCGCCTTCCAACTTCTTTCCAAACTCACCAGAGTCAAACCAACCGGCTGGACGAACCTGAAGTTTTCCATCGTCTGCAACGGTCAGACGTGGTGATGAATTCGGTTTCGAAGGGAACGAGTGCCCTGTGGCATGCCAATCCCAACTGTTGCCAGCTCGGAAATCACCGAGGACAATCCCACTTTCGCGCCATTGTTTCCATTTATCCTGTCGCGATCGAAGTTGGTCCGCAATTTCCGTTAATTTGGGCAGACGATCCTTCTGTCCGAGCGCAAAAACCGAGAGTAGTTGACTTTCAAACGGATCGCGAGCTAGGAGTTGCAACGCACGCTCGAGATTAACTTTCGGAAGTTCCATCGCAAGTCGATCGATCCGATTCCGAAGCTCTGATTGAATTGCTTGAACTGGTTTTGGGTCGTCCAGATAAGCCAACTGGTAGCGAGACGATTGAAGGATTCCAGTTAGTGCATAATAGTCTTTGGTCGGGATCGGATCGAATTTATGATCGTGACATCGAGCGCAACTGAGCGTGAGCGCAAGAAAAGTTTTGGAAAAAACATCTAGCTGATTATCAATCCGTTCCGCCTCATCTTGTCGAACGTCGACGGGAGAGTGTTTCGCCTCACCAAAGTGCCAGAACCCAGTTCCAAGAATCGACTCGTTTGCACGAGTATCAGGGTGCAGCCGCGGGTTTTCAAGGAGATCACCAGCCAAATGTTCCCGGATGAGTTGCGAGTAGGGAATGTCTTGTTGAAAGGCTCGAATCAAATAATCTCGATATTTCCAGGCTTCTGGAATTGTGAAATCAAATTCGTGCCCGTAAGTCTCGGCATAACGGACGAGATCCATCCAATGCCGTGCCCAACGTTCCCCATATGTGGGGCGGTTCATCAGTTCCACAATCTTTTGGGCAACCGCATCAGGGGATTGATCCTGCTCAAACTGGCGAATTTCTTCGGGGGAAGGCGGCAACCCCGTTAGGGTGAAGGTGAGCCGTCGGAGCAGGGTAGCTCGATCGGTTTGCTTGGCAGGAGTTAACTGATTTTTTTCGAGTTTTTCAAGAATGAATTGATCAATTGGATTGGGTGACCAATTTCGATTCGTCACATTCGGGATTTTTGGATTCTGAATTGGTTGGAAGGACCAATGGTTCAGTCGCTTTGGATCTTGGAGTACAGAGATCGTTTTGACCATACCAGAGTTGTCACTGCCTTTTGGCCAAACGGCGCCGTCACGGATCCATGTGGTGAAGTCGGCGATCACCCCGGCCCCAAGTTTGCCACGCGGGGGCATCTTCGTATCACCCGAGTATTCCAGAACCTGAATAATCAGACTGGAGTCAGGTTTTCCAGGGACCAGCGCTGTCCCCGAATCGCCTCCTGCGATTAGCGCCGCGAGGGAATCGACTCGAAGCCCGCCTTTCTGTTTCTGCTCAGCATGACAAGAAAAGCAATTTTCGATCAGGACCGGTCGAATTTTTGCCTCAAAGAAATCAATCTTGGGGTCAGCAGACGCAAGCGAATGAATCGTCGCAACCACAAGAATTGTAAGGAGATAGCGAAGATGCGAGAGGCTCATAAGTACCACCTTCAATGACAATGAGCCAGGCGGGAGATTCAATTACCGGATTATCCCCATCATTCGAAACACATCAAGCGATTTCTCGAGCAACTGGGAATTTATTCTTTTCCTGGAACCGATCGCTTTTGACTTCCGTCAACGGATCTGGGAGAATTTGTCCCAAAACTGCGTTTTTTGGGAACTTCGCTTCTTTGGCAGCGTCTGAGTGACAGATACCACGTGAACCTCGATGATCGACGTCTGATCGAGCATTGCCTTCAGGGGAATCTCCAAGCGTATGGAGAGTTGGTCCGTCGATACCAAGATCGCTTGTATAATGCAATCTATCGGGTGCTTGACCACGCAGATGATACGCAAGATGTTGTTCAAGAAGCGTTTATGAATGCGTTTCAATCGCTTTCTTCATTCAAAGGCGACTCGGAGTTCTTCACCTGGCTGTATCGGATCGCATTCAACACGGCGATTAGCCTCAAGCGGAAACGACGGGTTTTGCTGAGCTTGGAGCCAGAAAACGATGGATCTATGAGTCTGGATCCAATCGATCCCTCGGAGCGAACACAGCCGGGGGCCTCACTGGAACGCACCGAACAAGAGTTGAAGTTGAATCATGCCTTGCAACGACTCTCACCTGAACATCGACTAGTGCTTGTTTTGAAAGATATCGAAGGCCAGAAATATGAGCGGATTGCAGAGATTCTGGATGTTCCGATTGGAACGATTCGGAGTCGCTTGCACCGGGCCAGACTCGAACTGCGTGAATTGTTAATCGCGGGGGAATCAGATCCTGATTCTTGATTTTTGGGGATGCCAATGTTATCGGAATCGGTGCTGAAATTAATTACCGCTGCTGTCGATGATGAACTCTCATCATCGGACCGTCGGGAATTGAACGCCCTGCTTCGCAAGGATGCAGAAGTTCGAGCACTGTATGAATCGTTGATGGAGGATTCACAACGCCTCCGATCATTGCCATCATATGCCGCGCCCCCCTCGATGGAATCGTCGATTCTCTCGCAGATCCGGAACGCAATGCCGGTTGGCTCGCGAGTTTCGCCGCGTCACCATTCCACAAAACGGTCTCGCATTCCGATTGGATTGAGCCTTTCACTCGCAGCTTCAGTATTTCTGTTGATTGGTTTTGGCTCCTTCATTTTGTTCTCGAATGAACGGGCAATTACTGAGCCGACACTTGCTTACGTTCACTCTCAATCGCCTGAGATTGATTCGCGGGAGGGGGTTATTCAACCATCTCCAGTAAACACGAAGATGGAAGAACTCGCCAGTGATCGGCGATCGGAAGACCGTGTCCCGAGCGATCGTTCGACGGGACCCGCGCCGAAGCCGACGAATCCTCGGACACCCTCTAATTCTGGAATTCCATCCTCGCAAAATGACGATCGTCTTTTAGCATCGCCGGATCACTCGCGTGATTCACTTGGATTCGTCGTTCCGAAATTACCACCATTAATTGCGTTTGAATCGTTGGCGAGTCCGTCTGCGCAGAACCAACTCGAATCGTTGTTCCGATCCGAAACGAAAGTGCGACTGGAACTTACGGTTGAGGATCCGAATGCGTTCCTTGAATCGCTCGGCAAAGTGACTCGATCGCAGAAATATCAGTTCATTCAGGATGCGTTGTTAGTCCAACGGATTCAATCAAAACAGCCAACTCTACCGAATGGATTGTCCGACCAACTCACTCCATCACAATGGATTCAATTGTTGTCCACGGTCAGTGCGACCACCAAAATGCGTGGGAAATTGATTGCTACTCCGATGTTAACTCGTGATATCCGTGACCTGTCACGCTTGACCGGACTCCCAGAGTCGCAATTAATCCACGGTTCGGTTGCGAAACATGGAAGTGACCCAGCGGTTCCAGATCTGGCCCAGTTGACCGCTCAGTCGCTCGCGAAGTCGTTCGAGAACCGGTCCTCTTCTCTCGGATCGGAGAAGCCGACTGCTTCGAAAGAGAGTCAACTTCCAGGCATCTTTTTGTTTTCAGCAAATCCAGTGCGTGCGATCCCGGAAACGAGTGTAGAACTCCGACGCTTCTTGGTCATTCCGAGAACTAAGTCCTCCGATCAACGGCTTGTGTGGCTCGTGCTGCGAAAATTGGATTCATAATCCAGCAGAGGACTTTGCGGCTTGGTGTGGATCGAATCCGATTTCCTTTCGCATTTCCGACTTCGAGTCTGGAAATGCGTTTTCGTTTCCCCACAATGACGGTAAGGAAACACGCGAGCGATTCGTTTGGGCGCGTTCAAAACCATCGAATCGAATCCAGTATCGACGTATCGAAGTCACCGTATCAGCGATTGAGGAGATTGAGAGTGTCTCTGACCCCGGAACAGATCACCGAGCTTCGACAACAACGCTATAATGGAACGGTTGTCTATCTTCAAAAAGCCCACTCGGATCTGATGATCTTACGGGTGAAACCCGATTTTCCCCGCCCAAAACACGTTGCCGGCCAGTATTGTTCTTTGGGACTTGGAAATTGGGAAATTCGCGTTCCTGGAACTCAAGAAGAGGTGCTCTCAGAAGCCGAAGAATCGAAGGTCGTTCGGCGTGCATATTCGCTGAGTTGCTCGATGCTGCAAGACGATCATTCGCTTTTTCCGATGGAGCAACAAGAATGGTTGGAGTTTTATATTGTACTGGTTCGAGATAATGGAGAAGGGAATAAAGCCCCGCAGTTGACGCCTCGACTGTTTATGTTGAAAGAAGGCGATCGGATTAACGTCGGGGAGAAAATTACCGGCCATTATACACTCGATCATGTGAAGCCCCAAGATAATGTGATTTTTCTTGGAACCGGGACTGGTGAAGCCCCCCATAATTACATGGTTTGGGAACTTCTGAAGAAGGGGCATCAAGGGAAGATTCTTTCAGCGAGTTGCGTTCGATTGAGCCGCGATTTGGGGTATCTTTCCACGCATCAGAAACTCATGTCTCGATTCGATAATTATCGATATTTGCCATTGACCACCCGGGAGTTACAACCGGGCACGCACAAAGTCTATATTCAAGACTTGATTACGTCAGGAGAGCTCGAGCGCCAACTCGGTACAACCTTGTCCCCCGAGACAACCCATGTCTATCTTTGCGGTAACCCGAAGATGATCGGAGTTCCGGTTAAAAATCCGACGACTGGGTTGCGAGAATATCCGGAACCAACCGGTGTGATTGAGCTCTTGGAACGAATGGGGTTTAAAGCGGATGATGCCCGAACAAAGACAAAGGGCAACATCCATTTCGAAGAATACTGGTGATTGTCGGAGGAAGTCTCATGGCAGATGCTGCCGAAATGATTGCTGGTTATAAACTGCGGACACTTCTTCAAACTGGTGCAGTATCCCAGGTTTACGAAGTGGTGGAGCCGTCCAGTGGTCGGCATTTCGCCATGAAGATTCTCCTTCCCGAATTTTCAGAAAACCGTGATGTGCGGCAAAACTTGTTCCATGAAGCAAAGGTTGGGATTGAGCTGCGTCACGATAATATCATCCGAATTGTGAAAGTGGATGAGAGTCGTGAGACACCACACTTTATCATGGAATTTTTCCCAGCAGGTAGTCTAAGAGGACGGCTCCAATCGAAAGATTTGGGATTTCTTCGAGAACACGCAGCGAAGATTCTAAAACAATCCGCAACAGCTCTCGCGTATATGAATTCTTCTGGCTGGGTTCATTGCGACGTGAAAGCAGACAATATCTTGGTCAACTCACTCGGCGAGTTGCGGATGATCGACTTCGCGATTTCGAAGAAAATACCCACGGGATTTGCTCGGTGGTTCCATCGAAAGAAAAAGCCACAGGGAACACCGAGCTTTATGTCTCCTGAGCAGATTCGTGATGAGATCTTGGACGGGCGTGCCGACATTTACAGTTGGGGCGCCACGATGTATGAAATCTTAACGGGTCGCCCTCCATTTCGTGCATCGTCACAGAATGAGCTACTGAAAAAACACTTGATCGATAAACCAGATTCTCCGATCGCGTATAACTCGGATCTTTCGGATGATATCTGTGCGTTGATTCTAAAATGTTTAGCGAAGAAACCAGAAGACCGATTTGCAAATTTCCATGATATTCTGATCAAGCTTCGCGATATGCGCATTTACAAAGTCAAGCCGATTCCAAAAAAATCGTGAGTGGCGATCAGTTTAAGGATTACGGAGAGAATCATGGCACCACCGACACCACTCGCATTCGAGTCGGAGATCCACCAACTGGAGGAATTACTCTCCAAGTTGGAGCAAGAATCGAAAGGAGTCAATCCAACCGAGGAGATTCGGCAGATTCGCAAAGAATTGACGAATCTTAAGAAAAATAAGTACGCGAATCTTGACCCTTGGGAAACAGTGCTGGTATCCCGTCATCCACAACGTCCGCAAACAATGGATTATGTTGATCTAATGTTTGATGACTTCGTTGAGTTGCACGGCGATCGTGCATTCGGAGACGATCGAGCAATTCGCTGTGGCTTCGCTCGCCTGGGTGATCATCGAGTGATGTTAATTGGCCATCAGAAAGGGCACACGCTTCAAGAGCGACAAGCCTGTTTTTACGGATGCGCACACCCAGAAGGGTATCGAAAAGCGCTCAATAAAATGCGGCTTGCCGCAAAGTTCAAGATTCCAATCATCTGCTTCATCGATACTCCGGGAGCATTTCCTGGAATTGGTGCTGAAGAACGGGGGCAGGCACAATTAATCGCTACCTCGCTTCTCGAGATGTCCAAACTAACAACACCGGTCGTTTGTGTGGTGATTGGTGAAGGGGGGTCTGGAGGCGCACTCGGTATTGGAATTGGTGATCGAGTCTCGATGCTCAAGCATGCGTATTATTCAGTGATTAGCCCAGAAGGATGTGCAGGGATTCTTTGGAAAAAAGCAACTGAAGAAACGAAATCTCGAGCCGCTTCAGCGCTACGAATGACATCTAGCTATCTCGAAAAACTCAAGATCATCGACGATGTGATTCCAGAGCCGCTTGGCGGGGCACATCGCGATCATAATGAAATGGCAAACACCTTAAAGACCTATCTTCTCCGCTATTTGCGGGAGTTAAAGGGACTTTCAACCGATGTGCTGATGGAACAACGGTATCTGAAGTTTCGGAAGATGGGTGTTTATTTGGATCCATTGGCAGCGAGTGGTTCATGAGGTAAACCGATGAGTTGGGCAACGATCTTCACGATATCGAATGTCATCGTCATCCCGTTCTGGTTGTTGATGATCGTTGCTCCGAATTGGCGAGTGACTCAAAGGGTTCTCGATTCTCTGAGACCTTTGCTGATTCTCCCATGTCTTTATTTGGTTCTCCTGAGTACCACATTCGGTTCTGTGTTGCCATTACTGACACAGCCGCCCACTCTCGAATTGATCCAGCAATTGTTAAGCACTCCTCAGGGAGCAACGATTGGCTGGATTCATTTCCTTGCCTTTGACTTCTTTGTTGGAAGATGGATCTGGCTGGAAACTCGAGCAAAGCGATGGTCCATCTGGATCATCCGACTGATTTTAGTTTTCACGTTCATGCTCGGCCCGATTGGATTATTGCTCTATCTCGTCGGGCGCGAGCTTTCAGAAAAACGTCATTGATTCAGAGAAAATCAATTCTCAAAGATCAAGAAAAACTCCGTGCGGTCGACGGGGATCTTCTTCCGATAATCGTGAATGATTGAGAGCCAGATTGGATCACG
This DNA window, taken from Tuwongella immobilis, encodes the following:
- the pabB gene encoding aminodeoxychorismate synthase component I gives rise to the protein MNHNFHSPILEELHPCPTVWSIAEQLGDLPHLLVLESSDFHPERGRYSFITADPVDWFQRSTQSVETNENLLKWYALYQSFPIARIPELPPFQAGVAGLFGYDWNQSLESIKSPQYSDFDVPTLALGVYDWVIAWDHLLQRCWLLSTGVQSSATISNSHAAFRIRQVRSWLARSKPPLPHSWKRRSLDSLAPQFPLPNWENVLSTFSPISYRDAIRRTIDYIHAGDCFQINLAQRLLTHQIDHPLALYRRSRDRNPSPFGVYLDLGTAQIISASPERFLSVTNGVVETRPIKGTRPMGQSADEDRLLLEDLLTNPKDRAENIMIVDLLRNDIGKCCDFGSVVVPKICEIESYRHLHHLVSEVRGRLRPRVRSIDLLQACFPGGSITGAPKVRAMEIIAEIEPTRRGAYCGSVGYIGWDGRMDTNILIRTMTVQDGWIQFPVGGGIVADSQPDREYDETLTKAHGMLRSVR
- a CDS encoding alpha/beta hydrolase, translating into MMKWVYGLVIMLSTSSVVWAEVPSKLKVVQHQKSIPYRSDDAADREKHCLDVFYPKDQKNVPVLFFVHGGAWRSGNKEMYAKIGEVFAARGLVTVIPNYRLSPKVKHPGHIEDVCDALKWTIENIEKYGGNRKQIFVSGHSAGGHLVALLATNPTYLQAKKLTVEAIRGVIPISGVYSILPIGLFTTVFGSDSQLMRDVSPLEQVRAGLPPFLILYGDADFPTCDLVSQAFQKRLLEKKVQAECCEIAKRDHIEIIRNAMLGDDPIVTKILSFIREKGEPPLKKNLSSQ
- a CDS encoding DUF1501 domain-containing protein; protein product: MNPSQFNRRQFLTRSANGFGLLALTALLADDQSVVAADRDPLSVKPTHFPAKAKSVIFLFMDGGPSQVDTFDPKPRLTRDHGKAFTGKIEPTQFNNIGKIYGSPWKFRKYGESGIPISDLFPNIATCADDLAVIRSMVSNFSEHTNANYFIHTGHGQQGRPSMGAWTTYGLGSESKNFPGFIVIGSGMIPPGGMDCFNNGFLPASYQGSLFKNGPLPVADLRPANQSAAASEQKRKLLRRLDQSILSQLGNPDPLESAVQNYELAFRMQTAVPELMDIKSESQKTQELYGLDESRTSLFGRQCLIARRLVERGVRFIELLCPNLGFDRWDQHNQLKAGHEANAAAVDKPIAGLLKDLKSRGLLDSTLVVWAGEFGRTPMAQGSDGRDHNPFGFSIWMAGGGIQGGTIHGETDEFGYHAIANKVEIHDLHATMLHLLGLDHTKTTYRFGGRDMRLTDVFGEVVHPIIRS